The Streptococcus gwangjuense nucleotide sequence TGGGAAAAGATGGTTCCAAGGATTTTCGTGAGTTGATTAAAACCTTGTCCCTAATGGAAAGAAAGCATCAGATACGCTTTGAGGAAGATGGCAGTCTGACTTTGGAAGTCAAGAAAAAACATGAGATTACCCTCAAGGGGATTTTTCATGCCCATAAAAATGGCTTTGGCTTTGTCAGTCTAGAAGGCGAGGAGGACGACCTTTTTGTAGGGAAAAACGATGTCAACTATGCTATTGATGGAGATACAGTTGAGGTCGTGATTAAGAAAGTCGCTGACCGCAATAAGGGAACAGCAGCAGAAGCAAAAATTATCGATATCCTAGAACACAGTTTGACAACCGTTGTAGGTCAAATCGTTCTAGATCAGGAAAAGCCTAAGTATGCCGGCTATATCCGTTCGAAAAACCAGAAAATCAGTCAACCGATTTATGTTAAGAAACCAGCCCTTAAACTAGAAGGAACAGAAGTTCTCAAGGTCTTTATCGACAAATACCCAAGCAAGAAACATGATTTCTTTGTCGCGAGTGTCCTCGATGTAGTGGGTCATTCAACGGATGTCGGAATTGATGTCCTTGAGGTTTTGGAGTCTATGGACATTGTCTCAGAATTTCCAGAGGCTGTTATCAAAGAGGCAGAAAGTGTGCCTGATGCTCCGTTTCAAAAGGATATGGAGGGTCGTCTGGATCTGAGAGATGAGATTACCTTTACCATTGACGGTGCTGATGCCAAGGACTTGGATGACGCAGTTCACATCAAGGCTTTGAAAAATGGCAATATCGAACTTGGAGTTCACATCGCAGATGTTTCCTACTATGTGACTGAGGGTTCTGCTCTTGACAAGGAAGCCCTTAACCGCGCAACTTCTGTCTATGTGACAGACCGTGTGGTCCCAATGCTGCCAGAACGACTGTCAAATGGTATCTGCTCTCTCAATCCTCAAGTTGACCGCCTGACCCAGTCAGCTATTATGGAGATTGATAAACATGGTCGTGTGGTCAACTACACCATTACACAAACGGTAATCAAGACAAGCTTCCGTATGACCTATAGCGATGTCAATGATATTATAGCTGGCGACGTGGAAAAGAGACAAGAGTATCAGAAAATTGTCCCAAGTATTGAACTTATGGCTAAGCTCCATGAAACTCTAGAAAACATGCGTGTGAAACGTGGTGCCCTCAATTTCGATACCAACGAAGCGAAGATTTTAGTGGATAAACAAGGTAAGCCTGTTGATATTGTTCTTCGTCAGCGTGGTGTTGCTGAGCGCATGATTGAGTCCTTTATGTTGATGGCCAACGAAACAGTTGCCGAGCATTTTAGTAAGCTGGATTTGCCTTTTATCTATCGAATTCACGAGGAGCCAAAGGCTGAAAAAGTTCAGAAGTTTATTGATTATGCTTCGAGTTTTGGCTTGCGCATTTATGGAACTGCCAGTGAGATTAGCCAAGAGGCCCTTCAAGACATCATGCGTACTGTTGAGGGAGAACCTTATGCGGATGTATTGTCCATGATGCTTCTTCGCTCTATGCAGCAGGCTCGCTATTCGGAGCACAATCACGGCCACTATGGATTAGCGGCTGACTATTACACTCACTTTACTAGTCCGATTCGTCGTTATCCAGACCTTCTTGTTCACCGTATGATTCGTGATTACGGCCGTTCTAAGGAAATAGCAGAGCATTTTGAACAAGTGATTCCAGAGATTGCGACCCAGTCTTCCAACCGTGAACGTCGTGCCATTGAGGCTGAGCGTGAAGTCGAAGCCATGAAAAAGGCTGAGTATATGGAAGAATATGTAGGTCAAGAGTACGATGCTGTTGTATCAAGTATTGTCAAATTCGGTCTCTTTGTTGAATTGCCAAACACGGTGGAAGGTTTGATTCACATTACCAATCTACCTGAATTTTATCATTTCAACGAACGTGATTTGACTCTGCGTGGAGAAAAATCAGGAACCACCTTCCGTGTAGGACAACAGATTCGTATCCGAGTTGAAAGAGCCGACAAGATGACGGGTGAAATCGACTTCTCTTATATCCCAAGTGAGTTTGATGTGATTGAAAAAGGCTTAAAACAGTCTAATCGCAGCGACAGAGGGCGTGGTTCAAGTCGTCGTTCAGATAAGAAGGAAGATAAGAGAAAATCGGGACGCTCAAATGATAAGCGCAAGCATTCACAAAAAGATAAGAAGAAAAAAGGAAAGAAACCTTTTTATAAGGAAGTAGCTAAGAAAGGAGCCAAGCATGGCAAAGGGCGAGGGAAAGGTCGTCGCACAAAATAAAAAAGCGCGCCACGACTATACAATCGTAGATACGCTAGAGGCAGGGATGGTCCTGACTGGAACTGAAATCAAGAGTGTGCGAGCTGCTCGAATCAATCTCAAGGATGGCTTTGCCCAAGTAAAAAATGGGGAAGTTTGGTTGAGCAATGTTCATATTGCGCCTTACGAAGAGGGCAATATCTGGAATCAAGAACCAGAACGTCGTCGTAAACTCCTGCTCCATAAAAAGCAAATCCAAAAGTTGGAACAAGAGACCAAAGGGACAGGTATGACCCTGGTTCCCCTTAAAGTCTATATCAAAGATGGCTATGCCAAGCTTCTTTTAGGACTTGCCAAAGGGAAGCATGACTATGACAAAAGGGAGTCTATCAAACGTCGTGAGCAGAATCGCGATATTGCGCGCGTGATGAAAGCTGTTAATCAGCGATAAAAAGAGGAATGAAGATGGAAAAACTAGTTGCCTATAAACGTATGCCTTTGTGGACTAAAGAAACCATGCCAGAGGCTGTTCAGCAAAAGCACAATACAAAAGTTGGAACTTGGGGGAAAATTACTGTCTTGAAGGGAGCTCTCAAGTTTATTGAATTGACAGAAGATGGTGAGGTTTTAGCTGAGCACATCTTTGAAGCAGGAGCCGACAATCCCATGGCACAACCACAAGCCTGGCACCGAGTGGAGGCTGTAACAGACGATGTAGAGTGGTACTTGGAATTTTATTGTAAACCTGAGGATTATTTTCCTAAGAAATACAATACCAATCCTGTTCATTCAGAGGTCCTAGAGGCAATGCAGACAGTAAAACCAGGGAAAGCCTTGGATTTGGGCTGTGGTCAAGGCCGTAACTCTCTCTTTCTTGCACAGAATGGTTTTGATGTGACGGCTGTGGATCAAAATGAATTGGCCCTTGAAATCTTGCAAAGCATTGTGGAGCAGGAAGACCTGGATATGCCTGTAGGTCTTTACGATATCAATTCAGCCAGCATTGGACAAGCGTATGATTTCATCGTATCGACGGTGGTGCTGATGTTTCTGCAAGCAGACCGCATTCCTGCAATTATCAAAAATATGCAGGAGCATACCACGGTCGGTGGTTATAATCTTATCGTTTGTGCTATGGACACGGAGGATTATCCTTGCTCTGTGAACTTCCCATTTACCTTTAAAGAAGGGGAATTGGCAGACTATTACAAGGACTGGGAATTGATTAAGTACAATGAAAATCCAGGCCATCTTCACCGTCGCGATGAGAATGGCAATCGCATTCAACTACGCTTTGCGACCATGCTAGCTAAGAAAATCAAGTAAACATACATGAAGATTAGGAAATTTCCTGATCTTTTTTCTTTTTTACGAATAGATAAGATAGAAGGATTGACAAAAATACGCATTATAAGTATAATTTTAGATAGAAAGATGACCATAAATGCCAATCACAGGTAAGGAAATGGTAAAATTAGCTCTTGCAAATGGATGGATTGAAGTTCGTAAGAGAGGAAGTCATCATCATTTTAAGAAAGAAGGGGTTCCCTATCTTGTCACTATTCCAGTTCACGGTAATGATGACCTAGGAAAAGGTTTAGAGAGAAATATATTAAAAGATTTGGGATTGTAGTTGATTTGGAAATTGTGGAGGTGTATTATGCTAAAATCTTATCCTGCTATTTTTCATAAAGAAGGTACTGGATACTGGATTGAATTTCCGGAGTTTGGAGGTGGGACTGAAGGAGCAACGATTGAACTTGCAATGAAAAATGCTCGGGAAATGCTTGAGAGTGTTTTAGCTTCTTATATTGATGAAGGACTGGCTCTGCCTACTCCTAGTGATATTTCTAAGTTGAAAGCTCCTGATGGATTTGTGACTTTGATTCAGGTCAATCCCTTGCCTTTCGTAAAGAATAATAAGGCGATTCGAAAAAATGTTACGGTTCCAGAGTGGCTAGTCAGACTTGCAGATCGTGAGAAAGTGAACTATTCTGAAGTGTTGACACAAGCTCTTGAAAATCGCTTGCAACTCTAAAATTATAGAGTGATGAAGATTAGGAAATTTCCTGATCTTTTTTCTTTTTTGCGAATAATATAGAAAAGGAGGGAAATCATGTTTGTTGCGAAAAATGCTAGGGGACAGCTGGTAAATGTGTTAGAGGATAAGCTTGAGAAGCAAGCATACACTTGCCCAGCTTGTGGAGGTCAGCTCCGTTTGCGTCAAGGACCAAGTGTCCGGCCCCATTTTGCCCATAAATCTTTAAAAGACTGTGATTTTTCCTCTGAAAATGAAAGTCCAGAACACCTGGCAAATAAGGAATTCCTTTATCACTGGTTGAAAAAAGAGACAGAGGTTCAATTAGAATACCCGCTTCCAGAACTTAAACAGATTGCAGATCTATTTGTAAATGGCAATCTAGCTTTAGAAGTTCAGTGTAGTCCCTTGCCACAAAAACTTCTTAAAGAGCGTAGCGAGGGCTATCGTAGTCAGGGTTACCAAGTACTGTGGTTACTGGGAGAAAAACTTTGGCTCAAGGAGCGTTTGACTCGTCTGCAACAAGGTTTTCTCTATTTTAGTCAAAACATGGGATTTTATGTTTGGGAATTGGACAAGGAAAAACAGCTTTTAAGACTCAAATACCTGATTCACCAAGATCTCCGAGGCAGACTCTATTATCAAATCAAGGAATTTCCCTATGGTCAAGCTAGTTTATTGGAAATATTGCGTTTCCCTTATAAGAAACAAAAAATATCTCATTTTGCAGTTTCTGAGGATAAGGACATCTGTCGCTATATTCAGCAACAACTGTACTATCAAAATCCCTTTTGGATGAAAGAACAAGCAGAAGCATATCAAAAGGGAGAAAATCTCCTGACTTATGGGCTAAAAGAATGGTATCCACAAATTCGACCACTAGTAGGTGAGTTTTTTCAGATTAAGCAAGACTTGACTAGCTATTATCAGTATTTTCAAATCTATTACCAAGAAAATCCTCAAAATGATTGGCAAAAGCTTTATCCACCAGCCTTTTATCAGCAATATTTCTTGAAAAATATGGTAGAATAGAAAAGATGGAGGAATCTAATGGTATTACAAAGAAATGAAATAAATGAAAAAGATACATGGGACCTATCAACAATCTACCCAACTGACCAGGCTTGGGAAGAAGCCTTAAAAGATTTAACAGAACAATTGGAGAAAGTAGCCCAGTATGAAGGCCATCTCTTGGATAGTGCGGATAACCTACTAGAAATCACTGAATTTTCTCTTGAAATGGAACGCCAAATGGAGAAGCTTTACGTTTATGCTCATATGAAAAATGACCAGGACACACGTGAAGCCAAGTACCAAGAGTACTATGCCAAAGCAATGACTCTCTACAGTCAGCTAGATCAAGCTTTTTCATTCTATGAGCCTGAATTTATGGAAATCAGTGAAAAGCAATATGCTGACTTTTTAGAGGCTCAACCAAAATTGCAGGTTTATCAACACTATTTTGATAAGCTTTTACAAGGCAAGGATCACGTTCTTTCACAACGTGAAGAAGAATTATTGGCTGGAGCTGGAGAAATCTTTGGTTCAGCAAGTGAAACCTTCGCTATCTTGGACAATGCGGATATTGTGTTCCCTTATGTCCTCGACGATGATGGTAAGGAAGTGCAGCTCTCTCATGGGACTTACACACGTCTGATGGAGTCTAAAAATCGTGAGGTGCGTCGTGGTGCTTATCAAGCTCTTTATGCAACTTATGAGCAATTCCAACATACTTATGCTAAAACCTTGCAAACAAATGTTAAAGTTCAAAACTATCGTGCAAAAGTTCGCAACTACAAGAGTGCTCGTCATGCAGCCCTTGCAGCAAATTTTGTTCCAGAAAGTGTTTATGACAATTTGGTAGCAGCAGTTCGCAAGCATTTGCCCCTCTTGCATCGTTACCTTGAGCTACGTTCAAAGATTTTGGGGATTTCAGACCTCAAAATGTACGATGTCTACACACCGCTTTCGTCTGTCGAATACAGTTTTACTTACCAAGAAGCTTTGAAAAAGGCAGAAGATGCTTTGGCAGTCTTGGGTGAGGATTACTTGAGCCGTGTCAAACGTGCCTTCAGTGAGCGTTGGATTGATGTTTACGAAAATCAAGGCAAGCGTTCAGGAGCTTACTCTGGTGGTTCTTACGATACAAATGCCTTTATGCTTCTTAACTGGCAGGACAATCTAGACAATCTCTTTACTCTTGTTCATGAAACAGGTCACAGCATGCATTCCAGCTATACTCGCGAAACGCAGCCTTATGTTTACGGGGATTACTCTATCTTCTTGGCTGAGATTGCATCGACTACCAATGAAAATATCTTGACGGAGAAATTATTGGAAGAAGTGGAAGATGATGCAACGCGCTTTGCTATTCTCAATAACTTTCTAGATGGTTTCCGTGGAACAGTTTTCCGTCAAACTCAATTTGCTGAGTTTGAGCACGCAATCCACCAAGCAGACCAAAACGGGGAGGTCTTGACAAGCGATTTCTTAAATAAACTCTACGCAGACTTGAACCAAGAGTATTATGGTTTGAGTAAGGAAGACAATCCTGAAATCCAATACGAGTGGGCTCGCATTCCACACTTCTACTATAACTACTATGTATACCAATATTCAACAGGTTTTGCAGCAGCCTCAGCCCTGGCTGAAAAGATTGTTCATGGTAGTCAAGAAGACCGTGACCGTTATATCGACTACCTCAAGGCAGGTAAGTCTGACTATCCACTTAATGTCATGAGAAAAGCTGGTGTTGATATGGAGAAGGAAGACTATCTCAACGATGCCTTTGCAGTCTTCGAACGTCGTTTGAATGAGTTTGAAGCCCTTGTTGAAAAATTGGGATTGGCATAAGATGGTTGAATCATATAGTAAGAATGCCAATCATAACATGCGTCGTCCTGTTGTCAAGGAAGAAATTGTGGACTTGATGCGTCAGCGTCAAAAGCAAGTAACAGGCTCTTTGAAAGAATTGGAAGACTTTGCTCGCAAGGAAAATATTCCTATCATTCCCCATGAAACGGTTGCTTATTTCCGTTTTCTCATGGAAACTATGCAACCAAAAAACATTCTAGAAATTGGGACGGCTATCGGTTTTTCAGCCCTCTTGATGGCTGAACATGCGCCAAATGCTAAGATTACAACCATTGACCGCAATCCAGAAATGATTGGTTTTGCCAAGGAAAATTTCGCCCAGTTTGACAGTCGCAAGCAAATTACGCTCCTAGAAGGAGATGCGGTAGATGTCTTATCTACCTTGACAGAGTCCTATGATTTCGTCTTTATGGATTCAGCCAAGTCTAAATACATCGTCTTTCTGCCAGAAATCCTCAAACATTTGGAAGTCGGTGGTGTGGTTGTCTTGGATGATATCTTCCAAGGTGGTGATGTTGCCAAGGACATTATGGAGGTTCGTCGTGGCCAGCGAACTATTTATCGAGGCCTTCAAAGATTATTTGATGCAACTTTAGACAATCCAGGACTCACTGCAACATTAGTACCTTTAGGGGACGGCATTCTCATGCTTCGTAAAAATGCAGCAGATGTTCAATTGCTTGACAGCGAATAATTTTCAGAAAAATTTAAGAAAATATAGTAAAATAGATAGGGTAACACTTATCTCAAAGGAGTAGACATGAAGAAAAAACTATTGGCAGGTGCCATTACACTATTATCAGTAGCAACTTTAGCAGCTTGTTCGAAAGGTTCAGAAGGGGCAGACCTTATCAGCATGAAAGGGGATGTCATCACAGAACATCAATTTTATGAGCAAGTGAAAATCAATCCTTCAGCCCAACAAGTCTTGTTGAACATGACCATCCAAAAAGTATTTGAGAAGCAATATGGCTCAGAGGTAGATGACAAAGAAATCGATGAAATCATTTCTGGAGAAGAAAAACAATATGGTGAGAATTACCAACGTGTCTTATCACAATCAGGTATGACTCTTGAAACACGTAAAGCACAAATTCGTACAAGTAAATTAGTTGAATTTGCAGTTAAAAAGGCTGCAGAAGCTGAATTAACTGATGAAGCGTATAAGAAAGCATTTGAGAGCTATACTCCGGACGTAACTGCTCAAATTATTCGTCTTGATAATGAGGATAAAGCGAAAGAAGTCCTCGAAAAAGCTAAGGCAAGTGGCGCAGATTTCGCTCAATTAGCTAAAGATAACTCAACTGATGAGAAAACCAAAGCGAATGGTGGTGAAATCACTTTTGATTCAGCTTCAACAGAACTACCAGATCAAGTTAAGAAAGCAGCTTTTGCCTTGGATGTTAACGGCATTTCTGATGTCATTACAGCTACTGGTACTCAAGCATACAGCAGTCAATATTACATTGTAAAACTCATTAAGAAAACAGAAAAGTCATCTAATATCGATGACTACAAAGAAAAATTGAAAACTGTTATCTTGACTCAAAAACAAAATGATGCATCATTTGTTCAAAGTATTGTCGGAAAAGAATTGCAAGCAGCCAATATCAAGGTTAAAGATCAAGCCTTCCAAAATATCTTTACCCAATATATCGGTGGTGGAGATTCAAGCTCAAGCAGTTCTTCAAAAGAATAAAATAGAATG carries:
- a CDS encoding type II toxin-antitoxin system HicA family toxin, yielding MPITGKEMVKLALANGWIEVRKRGSHHHFKKEGVPYLVTIPVHGNDDLGKGLERNILKDLGL
- the tehB gene encoding SAM-dependent methyltransferase TehB encodes the protein MEKLVAYKRMPLWTKETMPEAVQQKHNTKVGTWGKITVLKGALKFIELTEDGEVLAEHIFEAGADNPMAQPQAWHRVEAVTDDVEWYLEFYCKPEDYFPKKYNTNPVHSEVLEAMQTVKPGKALDLGCGQGRNSLFLAQNGFDVTAVDQNELALEILQSIVEQEDLDMPVGLYDINSASIGQAYDFIVSTVVLMFLQADRIPAIIKNMQEHTTVGGYNLIVCAMDTEDYPCSVNFPFTFKEGELADYYKDWELIKYNENPGHLHRRDENGNRIQLRFATMLAKKIK
- a CDS encoding competence protein CoiA; the protein is MFVAKNARGQLVNVLEDKLEKQAYTCPACGGQLRLRQGPSVRPHFAHKSLKDCDFSSENESPEHLANKEFLYHWLKKETEVQLEYPLPELKQIADLFVNGNLALEVQCSPLPQKLLKERSEGYRSQGYQVLWLLGEKLWLKERLTRLQQGFLYFSQNMGFYVWELDKEKQLLRLKYLIHQDLRGRLYYQIKEFPYGQASLLEILRFPYKKQKISHFAVSEDKDICRYIQQQLYYQNPFWMKEQAEAYQKGENLLTYGLKEWYPQIRPLVGEFFQIKQDLTSYYQYFQIYYQENPQNDWQKLYPPAFYQQYFLKNMVE
- the pepF gene encoding oligoendopeptidase F encodes the protein MVLQRNEINEKDTWDLSTIYPTDQAWEEALKDLTEQLEKVAQYEGHLLDSADNLLEITEFSLEMERQMEKLYVYAHMKNDQDTREAKYQEYYAKAMTLYSQLDQAFSFYEPEFMEISEKQYADFLEAQPKLQVYQHYFDKLLQGKDHVLSQREEELLAGAGEIFGSASETFAILDNADIVFPYVLDDDGKEVQLSHGTYTRLMESKNREVRRGAYQALYATYEQFQHTYAKTLQTNVKVQNYRAKVRNYKSARHAALAANFVPESVYDNLVAAVRKHLPLLHRYLELRSKILGISDLKMYDVYTPLSSVEYSFTYQEALKKAEDALAVLGEDYLSRVKRAFSERWIDVYENQGKRSGAYSGGSYDTNAFMLLNWQDNLDNLFTLVHETGHSMHSSYTRETQPYVYGDYSIFLAEIASTTNENILTEKLLEEVEDDATRFAILNNFLDGFRGTVFRQTQFAEFEHAIHQADQNGEVLTSDFLNKLYADLNQEYYGLSKEDNPEIQYEWARIPHFYYNYYVYQYSTGFAAASALAEKIVHGSQEDRDRYIDYLKAGKSDYPLNVMRKAGVDMEKEDYLNDAFAVFERRLNEFEALVEKLGLA
- the rnr gene encoding ribonuclease R: MKDRIKEYLQDKGKVTVNDLAQALGKDGSKDFRELIKTLSLMERKHQIRFEEDGSLTLEVKKKHEITLKGIFHAHKNGFGFVSLEGEEDDLFVGKNDVNYAIDGDTVEVVIKKVADRNKGTAAEAKIIDILEHSLTTVVGQIVLDQEKPKYAGYIRSKNQKISQPIYVKKPALKLEGTEVLKVFIDKYPSKKHDFFVASVLDVVGHSTDVGIDVLEVLESMDIVSEFPEAVIKEAESVPDAPFQKDMEGRLDLRDEITFTIDGADAKDLDDAVHIKALKNGNIELGVHIADVSYYVTEGSALDKEALNRATSVYVTDRVVPMLPERLSNGICSLNPQVDRLTQSAIMEIDKHGRVVNYTITQTVIKTSFRMTYSDVNDIIAGDVEKRQEYQKIVPSIELMAKLHETLENMRVKRGALNFDTNEAKILVDKQGKPVDIVLRQRGVAERMIESFMLMANETVAEHFSKLDLPFIYRIHEEPKAEKVQKFIDYASSFGLRIYGTASEISQEALQDIMRTVEGEPYADVLSMMLLRSMQQARYSEHNHGHYGLAADYYTHFTSPIRRYPDLLVHRMIRDYGRSKEIAEHFEQVIPEIATQSSNRERRAIEAEREVEAMKKAEYMEEYVGQEYDAVVSSIVKFGLFVELPNTVEGLIHITNLPEFYHFNERDLTLRGEKSGTTFRVGQQIRIRVERADKMTGEIDFSYIPSEFDVIEKGLKQSNRSDRGRGSSRRSDKKEDKRKSGRSNDKRKHSQKDKKKKGKKPFYKEVAKKGAKHGKGRGKGRRTK
- the smpB gene encoding SsrA-binding protein SmpB, translated to MAKGEGKVVAQNKKARHDYTIVDTLEAGMVLTGTEIKSVRAARINLKDGFAQVKNGEVWLSNVHIAPYEEGNIWNQEPERRRKLLLHKKQIQKLEQETKGTGMTLVPLKVYIKDGYAKLLLGLAKGKHDYDKRESIKRREQNRDIARVMKAVNQR
- the prsA gene encoding peptidylprolyl isomerase PrsA; protein product: MKKKLLAGAITLLSVATLAACSKGSEGADLISMKGDVITEHQFYEQVKINPSAQQVLLNMTIQKVFEKQYGSEVDDKEIDEIISGEEKQYGENYQRVLSQSGMTLETRKAQIRTSKLVEFAVKKAAEAELTDEAYKKAFESYTPDVTAQIIRLDNEDKAKEVLEKAKASGADFAQLAKDNSTDEKTKANGGEITFDSASTELPDQVKKAAFALDVNGISDVITATGTQAYSSQYYIVKLIKKTEKSSNIDDYKEKLKTVILTQKQNDASFVQSIVGKELQAANIKVKDQAFQNIFTQYIGGGDSSSSSSSKE
- a CDS encoding O-methyltransferase, whose translation is MVESYSKNANHNMRRPVVKEEIVDLMRQRQKQVTGSLKELEDFARKENIPIIPHETVAYFRFLMETMQPKNILEIGTAIGFSALLMAEHAPNAKITTIDRNPEMIGFAKENFAQFDSRKQITLLEGDAVDVLSTLTESYDFVFMDSAKSKYIVFLPEILKHLEVGGVVVLDDIFQGGDVAKDIMEVRRGQRTIYRGLQRLFDATLDNPGLTATLVPLGDGILMLRKNAADVQLLDSE
- a CDS encoding type II toxin-antitoxin system HicB family antitoxin, which produces MLKSYPAIFHKEGTGYWIEFPEFGGGTEGATIELAMKNAREMLESVLASYIDEGLALPTPSDISKLKAPDGFVTLIQVNPLPFVKNNKAIRKNVTVPEWLVRLADREKVNYSEVLTQALENRLQL